The Plectropomus leopardus isolate mb chromosome 2, YSFRI_Pleo_2.0, whole genome shotgun sequence genome has a window encoding:
- the LOC121957073 gene encoding rho GTPase-activating protein 40 isoform X2 encodes MPWGRSGTAALLLLSGRVIARAKARNPSPTEMSVEPWASPQDQAAAEHTHSTHTPSSQDQEQHPDKLCLDSFWSEVETIRQGSGYTDLDCTRRDSRQSEEGEQEEQWLADAGLSTLISEDSEDVDNAVLLSTLTRTQAEAVQRRLDSYTLSLRKRNKPAPRDVRDIFNSPITQTLLPPESQHSEDSAQNSMASVPKTPLSAVMAEHQRGAPKEEFLITDVAYCEQAVIFLKQAKLPQNNSQRRKEDGTLPRVICPKCRLGVTRIQDLSHSDMKKVRQLALIDMTALCDLLELEVKRHKMGKRKIPESPLYGVPLATLLENDQKVKPNTSTPLYLQALLSFLEKKGIDSEGILRVPGSQSRIKQLQQNLETNFYSGQVSWDDVSPNDAAALLKKFIRELPAPLLTAEYLNTFSAVRDITELRQKLHMLNLLILLLPEPNRNTLKALLEFLSKVVSREKRNRMNLWAVATIMAPNLFLHKAVPSRLTEGAEKGHAEKAADVMRLLIRYQDLLWTIPNFLMSQVRKLNENSNRRYQFYDRRIKNLLRKIHTDSRDKPDKNASELCRTVKIQVGDLVSGTMEFQLNINSRASDLLAQFQRQSLRSPDNGKGKMRRNGSVAYPDCALYEVGGNIGEHCLDPDTHLLDLYNSNSGGEWVIKLKPNASRGL; translated from the exons ATGCCGTGGGGGAGAAGTGGCACGGCGGCCCTGCTGCTACTTTCAGGCAGAGTCATCGCGCGGGCCAAGGCCAG AAATCCCAGCCCCACCGAGATGAGCGTGGAGCCCTGGGCCAGCCCGCAGGACCAGGCAGCcgctgagcacacacacagcacgcACACACCATCCTCCCAGGATCAGGAGCAGCACCCCGACAAACTCTGCCTTGACTCATTTTGGAGTGAGGTGGAGACCATCCGACAGGGGAGTGGCTACACAGACCTTGACTGCACCAGAAGAGACTCGAGACAGTCAGAAG AGGGCGAACAGGAGGAGCAGTGGTTGGCTGATGCTGGATTGTCGACCCTTATCAGCGAAGACAGTGAGGATGTAGACAACGCGGTGCTACTGTCCACTCTGACCCGGACGCAGGCCGAAGCCGTGCAGCGCCGACTGGATTCCTACACGCTTTCCCTCCGCAAGAGGAACAAACCAGCGCCGCGTGACGTTCGCGACATCTTCAACTCCCCAATCACTCAG ACCCTCCTGCCTCCTGAGTCCCAGCACAGTGAAGATTCGGCCCAAAACAGCATGGCGTCAGTTCCAAAAACACCACTATCAG CTGTGATGGCGGAGCATCAGCGAGGCGCTCCCAAAGAGGAATTCCTCATAACCGACGTGGCTTACTGCGAACAGGCCGTCATCTTCCTCAAACAGGCCAAACTCCCGCAGAACAACAGCCAGCGCAGGAAAGAGGACGGCACCCTGCCC CGGGTGATCTGCCCCAAGTGCCGTCTTGGAGTGACTCGCATACAGGATCTCTCCCACTCTGACATGAAGAAGGTGCGTCAGCTGGCTCTCATCGACATGACGGCGCTGTGCGACCTCTTAGAGCTGGAGGtcaaaaggcacaaaatgggCAAGAGGAAAATCCCAG AGAGCCCGCTCTACGGGGTGCCGCTGGCCACACTGCTGGAGAACGATCAGAAAGTCAAGCCCAACACCTCGACTCCTCTCTACCTGCAGGCG ttgTTGTCGTTTTTAGAAAAGAAAGGAATCGACTCAGAGGGGATCCTGCGGGTTCCAGGATCTCAGTCCAGAATCAAG cagctgcagcagaactTGGAGACCAACTTCTACTCGGGGCAGGTCAGCTGGGACGACGTGAGTCCAAACGACGCCGCCGCGCTGCTCAAGAAGTTCATCCGGGAGCTGCCTGCTCCACTGCTCACCGCCGAGTACCTCAACACCTTCAGCGCTGTCAGAG ACATCACAGAACTAAGGCAGAAACTCCACATGTTGAACCTGCTCATCCTGCTGCTGCCTGAACCCAACAGGAACACACtgaag GCGCTCCTCGAGTTCCTCAGTAAGGTGGTTTccagagagaagagaaacaggaTGAACCTGTGGGCCGTAGCAACCATCATGGCTCCAAACCTCTTTCTCCACAAGGCCGTCCCCAGCAGACTGACTGAAGGGGCAGAGAAAGGACATGCCGAGAAAGCAGCCGATGTCATGAGGCTCCTCATCCGCTACCAGGATCTGCTCTGGACG ATACCAAATTTCCTCATGAGCCAGGTGCGTAAGCTGAATGAGAACAGTAACCGGCGTTACCAGTTCTACGATCGCCGCATCAAGAACCTGCTGAGGAAGATCCACACAGACAGCCGCGACAAACCTGATAAAAACGCCTCAGAG CTGTGCCGTACTGTGAAGATCCAGGTCGGAGATCTGGTGAGCGGCACCATGGAGTTCCAGCTCAACATCAACTCCCGAGCCTCAGACCTGCTCGCCCAGTTTCAGCGCCAGTCTCTCCGCAGCCCAGACAATGGAAAGGGCAAAATGCGAAG AAACGGCTCGGTGGCGTATCCAGACTGCGCCCTGTACGAAGTGGGAGGAAACATCG GTGAGCACTGCCTGGACCCCGACACGCACCTTCTGGATCTGTACAACAGTAACTCGGGAGGGGAGTGGGTCATCAAGCTGAAACCCAATGCCAGCAGAGGGCTGTGA
- the LOC121957073 gene encoding rho GTPase-activating protein 40 isoform X1, which produces MGGREEVLVGRLGSTMQFPRTRLNHFRLRPNQSPVRSKRGKSSSQKKKARNPSPTEMSVEPWASPQDQAAAEHTHSTHTPSSQDQEQHPDKLCLDSFWSEVETIRQGSGYTDLDCTRRDSRQSEEGEQEEQWLADAGLSTLISEDSEDVDNAVLLSTLTRTQAEAVQRRLDSYTLSLRKRNKPAPRDVRDIFNSPITQTLLPPESQHSEDSAQNSMASVPKTPLSAVMAEHQRGAPKEEFLITDVAYCEQAVIFLKQAKLPQNNSQRRKEDGTLPRVICPKCRLGVTRIQDLSHSDMKKVRQLALIDMTALCDLLELEVKRHKMGKRKIPESPLYGVPLATLLENDQKVKPNTSTPLYLQALLSFLEKKGIDSEGILRVPGSQSRIKQLQQNLETNFYSGQVSWDDVSPNDAAALLKKFIRELPAPLLTAEYLNTFSAVRDITELRQKLHMLNLLILLLPEPNRNTLKALLEFLSKVVSREKRNRMNLWAVATIMAPNLFLHKAVPSRLTEGAEKGHAEKAADVMRLLIRYQDLLWTIPNFLMSQVRKLNENSNRRYQFYDRRIKNLLRKIHTDSRDKPDKNASELCRTVKIQVGDLVSGTMEFQLNINSRASDLLAQFQRQSLRSPDNGKGKMRRNGSVAYPDCALYEVGGNIGEHCLDPDTHLLDLYNSNSGGEWVIKLKPNASRGL; this is translated from the exons atgggaggcagagaggaggtaCTGGTGGGCAGGCTCGGGTCCACCATGCAGTTTCCACGCACCAGGCTGAACCATTTCAGGCTCCGTCCGAACCAAAGCCCAGTGAGGAGTAAGCGTGGAAAGTCCTcctcacaaaagaaaaaagccag AAATCCCAGCCCCACCGAGATGAGCGTGGAGCCCTGGGCCAGCCCGCAGGACCAGGCAGCcgctgagcacacacacagcacgcACACACCATCCTCCCAGGATCAGGAGCAGCACCCCGACAAACTCTGCCTTGACTCATTTTGGAGTGAGGTGGAGACCATCCGACAGGGGAGTGGCTACACAGACCTTGACTGCACCAGAAGAGACTCGAGACAGTCAGAAG AGGGCGAACAGGAGGAGCAGTGGTTGGCTGATGCTGGATTGTCGACCCTTATCAGCGAAGACAGTGAGGATGTAGACAACGCGGTGCTACTGTCCACTCTGACCCGGACGCAGGCCGAAGCCGTGCAGCGCCGACTGGATTCCTACACGCTTTCCCTCCGCAAGAGGAACAAACCAGCGCCGCGTGACGTTCGCGACATCTTCAACTCCCCAATCACTCAG ACCCTCCTGCCTCCTGAGTCCCAGCACAGTGAAGATTCGGCCCAAAACAGCATGGCGTCAGTTCCAAAAACACCACTATCAG CTGTGATGGCGGAGCATCAGCGAGGCGCTCCCAAAGAGGAATTCCTCATAACCGACGTGGCTTACTGCGAACAGGCCGTCATCTTCCTCAAACAGGCCAAACTCCCGCAGAACAACAGCCAGCGCAGGAAAGAGGACGGCACCCTGCCC CGGGTGATCTGCCCCAAGTGCCGTCTTGGAGTGACTCGCATACAGGATCTCTCCCACTCTGACATGAAGAAGGTGCGTCAGCTGGCTCTCATCGACATGACGGCGCTGTGCGACCTCTTAGAGCTGGAGGtcaaaaggcacaaaatgggCAAGAGGAAAATCCCAG AGAGCCCGCTCTACGGGGTGCCGCTGGCCACACTGCTGGAGAACGATCAGAAAGTCAAGCCCAACACCTCGACTCCTCTCTACCTGCAGGCG ttgTTGTCGTTTTTAGAAAAGAAAGGAATCGACTCAGAGGGGATCCTGCGGGTTCCAGGATCTCAGTCCAGAATCAAG cagctgcagcagaactTGGAGACCAACTTCTACTCGGGGCAGGTCAGCTGGGACGACGTGAGTCCAAACGACGCCGCCGCGCTGCTCAAGAAGTTCATCCGGGAGCTGCCTGCTCCACTGCTCACCGCCGAGTACCTCAACACCTTCAGCGCTGTCAGAG ACATCACAGAACTAAGGCAGAAACTCCACATGTTGAACCTGCTCATCCTGCTGCTGCCTGAACCCAACAGGAACACACtgaag GCGCTCCTCGAGTTCCTCAGTAAGGTGGTTTccagagagaagagaaacaggaTGAACCTGTGGGCCGTAGCAACCATCATGGCTCCAAACCTCTTTCTCCACAAGGCCGTCCCCAGCAGACTGACTGAAGGGGCAGAGAAAGGACATGCCGAGAAAGCAGCCGATGTCATGAGGCTCCTCATCCGCTACCAGGATCTGCTCTGGACG ATACCAAATTTCCTCATGAGCCAGGTGCGTAAGCTGAATGAGAACAGTAACCGGCGTTACCAGTTCTACGATCGCCGCATCAAGAACCTGCTGAGGAAGATCCACACAGACAGCCGCGACAAACCTGATAAAAACGCCTCAGAG CTGTGCCGTACTGTGAAGATCCAGGTCGGAGATCTGGTGAGCGGCACCATGGAGTTCCAGCTCAACATCAACTCCCGAGCCTCAGACCTGCTCGCCCAGTTTCAGCGCCAGTCTCTCCGCAGCCCAGACAATGGAAAGGGCAAAATGCGAAG AAACGGCTCGGTGGCGTATCCAGACTGCGCCCTGTACGAAGTGGGAGGAAACATCG GTGAGCACTGCCTGGACCCCGACACGCACCTTCTGGATCTGTACAACAGTAACTCGGGAGGGGAGTGGGTCATCAAGCTGAAACCCAATGCCAGCAGAGGGCTGTGA
- the LOC121957073 gene encoding rho GTPase-activating protein 40 isoform X3 — translation MSVEPWASPQDQAAAEHTHSTHTPSSQDQEQHPDKLCLDSFWSEVETIRQGSGYTDLDCTRRDSRQSEEGEQEEQWLADAGLSTLISEDSEDVDNAVLLSTLTRTQAEAVQRRLDSYTLSLRKRNKPAPRDVRDIFNSPITQTLLPPESQHSEDSAQNSMASVPKTPLSAVMAEHQRGAPKEEFLITDVAYCEQAVIFLKQAKLPQNNSQRRKEDGTLPRVICPKCRLGVTRIQDLSHSDMKKVRQLALIDMTALCDLLELEVKRHKMGKRKIPESPLYGVPLATLLENDQKVKPNTSTPLYLQALLSFLEKKGIDSEGILRVPGSQSRIKQLQQNLETNFYSGQVSWDDVSPNDAAALLKKFIRELPAPLLTAEYLNTFSAVRDITELRQKLHMLNLLILLLPEPNRNTLKALLEFLSKVVSREKRNRMNLWAVATIMAPNLFLHKAVPSRLTEGAEKGHAEKAADVMRLLIRYQDLLWTIPNFLMSQVRKLNENSNRRYQFYDRRIKNLLRKIHTDSRDKPDKNASELCRTVKIQVGDLVSGTMEFQLNINSRASDLLAQFQRQSLRSPDNGKGKMRRNGSVAYPDCALYEVGGNIGEHCLDPDTHLLDLYNSNSGGEWVIKLKPNASRGL, via the exons ATGAGCGTGGAGCCCTGGGCCAGCCCGCAGGACCAGGCAGCcgctgagcacacacacagcacgcACACACCATCCTCCCAGGATCAGGAGCAGCACCCCGACAAACTCTGCCTTGACTCATTTTGGAGTGAGGTGGAGACCATCCGACAGGGGAGTGGCTACACAGACCTTGACTGCACCAGAAGAGACTCGAGACAGTCAGAAG AGGGCGAACAGGAGGAGCAGTGGTTGGCTGATGCTGGATTGTCGACCCTTATCAGCGAAGACAGTGAGGATGTAGACAACGCGGTGCTACTGTCCACTCTGACCCGGACGCAGGCCGAAGCCGTGCAGCGCCGACTGGATTCCTACACGCTTTCCCTCCGCAAGAGGAACAAACCAGCGCCGCGTGACGTTCGCGACATCTTCAACTCCCCAATCACTCAG ACCCTCCTGCCTCCTGAGTCCCAGCACAGTGAAGATTCGGCCCAAAACAGCATGGCGTCAGTTCCAAAAACACCACTATCAG CTGTGATGGCGGAGCATCAGCGAGGCGCTCCCAAAGAGGAATTCCTCATAACCGACGTGGCTTACTGCGAACAGGCCGTCATCTTCCTCAAACAGGCCAAACTCCCGCAGAACAACAGCCAGCGCAGGAAAGAGGACGGCACCCTGCCC CGGGTGATCTGCCCCAAGTGCCGTCTTGGAGTGACTCGCATACAGGATCTCTCCCACTCTGACATGAAGAAGGTGCGTCAGCTGGCTCTCATCGACATGACGGCGCTGTGCGACCTCTTAGAGCTGGAGGtcaaaaggcacaaaatgggCAAGAGGAAAATCCCAG AGAGCCCGCTCTACGGGGTGCCGCTGGCCACACTGCTGGAGAACGATCAGAAAGTCAAGCCCAACACCTCGACTCCTCTCTACCTGCAGGCG ttgTTGTCGTTTTTAGAAAAGAAAGGAATCGACTCAGAGGGGATCCTGCGGGTTCCAGGATCTCAGTCCAGAATCAAG cagctgcagcagaactTGGAGACCAACTTCTACTCGGGGCAGGTCAGCTGGGACGACGTGAGTCCAAACGACGCCGCCGCGCTGCTCAAGAAGTTCATCCGGGAGCTGCCTGCTCCACTGCTCACCGCCGAGTACCTCAACACCTTCAGCGCTGTCAGAG ACATCACAGAACTAAGGCAGAAACTCCACATGTTGAACCTGCTCATCCTGCTGCTGCCTGAACCCAACAGGAACACACtgaag GCGCTCCTCGAGTTCCTCAGTAAGGTGGTTTccagagagaagagaaacaggaTGAACCTGTGGGCCGTAGCAACCATCATGGCTCCAAACCTCTTTCTCCACAAGGCCGTCCCCAGCAGACTGACTGAAGGGGCAGAGAAAGGACATGCCGAGAAAGCAGCCGATGTCATGAGGCTCCTCATCCGCTACCAGGATCTGCTCTGGACG ATACCAAATTTCCTCATGAGCCAGGTGCGTAAGCTGAATGAGAACAGTAACCGGCGTTACCAGTTCTACGATCGCCGCATCAAGAACCTGCTGAGGAAGATCCACACAGACAGCCGCGACAAACCTGATAAAAACGCCTCAGAG CTGTGCCGTACTGTGAAGATCCAGGTCGGAGATCTGGTGAGCGGCACCATGGAGTTCCAGCTCAACATCAACTCCCGAGCCTCAGACCTGCTCGCCCAGTTTCAGCGCCAGTCTCTCCGCAGCCCAGACAATGGAAAGGGCAAAATGCGAAG AAACGGCTCGGTGGCGTATCCAGACTGCGCCCTGTACGAAGTGGGAGGAAACATCG GTGAGCACTGCCTGGACCCCGACACGCACCTTCTGGATCTGTACAACAGTAACTCGGGAGGGGAGTGGGTCATCAAGCTGAAACCCAATGCCAGCAGAGGGCTGTGA